In a genomic window of Acropora muricata isolate sample 2 chromosome 2, ASM3666990v1, whole genome shotgun sequence:
- the LOC136909328 gene encoding DBH-like monooxygenase protein 1: MGKMLFSARSAVFLLHIFLVHAVAADLLSAHRFFASLDEDQSVKLYWNVTTTDKEIFFTVEAKTTGWIGFGISSGQGKMQGADIVIGWVKDGVPYFQDRHADGHMMPEIDSQQDYELISLTEENGKTIMKFKRKFDTCDADDNKIEPGTTKVIYAYHPSDPSTPRSIPQHSPVNRGARSVLLLNSGKKRPALPPGTKYFDLVHNKTAIPEDKTSYMCAALEIPKLNEKHHIIQMDPVIQAGHEGVVHHILVYECTDDYPDHHLNFTGQCYSPDMPPPAAKCAGATTIAAWAIGGNGFSYPEHVGFPIGTPDSPKVVILEIHYDNPMGKKGMIDSSGLRFYYTKQLRKYDAGVLHVGAFVDYRLMIPPKETNWEINGFCSEECTREGFKNSTLPGGGINIVASVLHTHLAGHKAVVRRIRNGVELSEIARDDHYDFNYQEYLMLENEIHIASGDSLITECFYNTRDRNWVTIGGLGTTDEMCLAFLIYYPKVNFSKCISREGQAWKKWDDKYLKNDYEQLRKPTFWTESNSEGLREAFKDTDQYYARCLSRANTALPGLGYKETKKPQIKIPYRPESPCAVSMATSIVPQCLGGIIALAFWVAIR, translated from the exons ATGGGAAAAATGTTATTTTCTGCTCGCTCTGCAGTTTTTCTGCTCCACATATTTTTAGTGCATGCTGTTGCAGCCGATTTATTATCTGCCCATCGTTTCTTTGCATCACTCGACGAAGATCAGAGCGTGAAGTTGTACTGGAATGTTACTacaacagacaaagaaattttCTTCACCGTTGAGGCCAAAACAACTGGATGGATAGGATTCGGTATTTCCAGCGGACAGGGAAAAATGCAAGGAGCAGATATCGTGATTGGCTGGGTGAAGGATGGCGTACCTTATTTTCAG GATCGGCACGCTGATGGTCACATGATGCCAGAGATAGATTCTCAACAAGATTATGAATTGATTTCACTGACGGAGGAAAACGGAAAAACTATTATGAAATTTAAGCGCAAATTTGACACTTGCGATGCAGATGACAATAAAATTGAG CCAGGAACAACCAAAGTTATCTATGCCTACCACCCCAGCGATCCTTCAACACCAAGATCCATTCCGCAACACAGTCCTGTAAACCGAGGTGCAAGAAGTGTGCTCTTACTCAATAGCGGAAAAAAGAGACCAGCTTTACCACCTGGAACCAAATACTTCGACTTAGTACACAACAAG ACAGCTATCCCTGAGGATAAAACCAGTTACATGTGTGCGGCATTAGAAATACCTAAATTGAACGAAAAACATCACATCATACAG ATGGATCCTGTCATCCAAGCAGGCCACGAAGGAGTGGTCCATCACATACTTGTGTATGAATGCACAGACGATTACCCAGACCACCATTTGAACTTTACAGGCCAATGTTACAGTCCAGACATGCCTCCTCCTGCTGCTAAATGCGCCGGAGCTACAACAATTGCTGCTTGGGCCATCGGAGGGAAT GGATTCTCTTATCCCGAGCACGTTGGTTTTCCCATTGGAACACCTGACAGTCCAAAAGTCGTAATCCTGGAGATACACTATGATAACCCAATGGGTAAAAAAG GTATGATAGACAGTTCTGGTCTTCGGTTTTACTACACAAAACAACTGAGGAAGTATGATGCAGGAGTGCTGCACGTTGGAGCTTTTGTTGACTATAGACTGATGATTCCACCAAAAGAGACGAATTGGGAAATCAACGGCTTCTGCAGTGAAGAATGCACCAGAGAG GGCTTCAAGAACTCCACTCTTCCTGGAGGCGGGATCAATATAGTAGCTTCGGTTTTACATACGCATCTAGCAG GTCATAAAGCCGTTGTGCGCCGCATCAGAAATGGAGTGGAGCTTTCTGAGATAGCTAGAGATGACCATTACGATTTCAACTATCAG GAATACCTTATGTTGGAGAATGAAATCCATATCGCTTCG GGAGACTCTTTGATCACCGAATGCTTCTACAATACAAGAGACAGGAATTGGGTTACCATC GGAGGCCTTGGCACAACAGATGAGATGTGCTTGGCTTTTCTCATATATTACCCGAAAGTAAACTTCAGCAAATGCATTTCAAGAGAGGGGCAAGCATGGAAGAAATGGGATGACAAATATCTCAA aaaCGACTATGAACAACTGCGCAAGCCCACATTCTGGACAGAAAGCAACAGCGAGGGATTAAGAGAAGCCTTCAAAGACACTGATCAATACTATGCTAGATGTCTATCGCGTGCCAACACTGCACTACCG GGTCTTGGTTATAAAGAAACGAAGAAGCCGCAAATCAAGATTCCTTACAGGCCAGAATCTCCTTGCGCTGTTTCCATGGCTACTAGTATTGTTCCACAATGCTTAGGAGGCATAATCGCTCTTGCATTCTGGGTTGCTATCCGCTGA
- the LOC136909326 gene encoding DBH-like monooxygenase protein 1 produces MGKQVHRMGKMLFSALSAVFLLHIFLVHAVAADLLSAHRFFASLDEDQSVKLYWNVTTINKEIFFTVEAKTTGWIGFGISSGQGKMQGADIVIGWVKDGVPYFQDRHADGHMMPEIDSQQDYELISLTEENGKTIMKFKRKFDTCDADDNKIEPGTTKVIYAYHPSDPSTARSIPQHSPVNRGARSVLLLNSGKKRPALPPGTKYFDLVHNKTAIPGDKTSYMCVALEMPKLNETHHIIQMDPIVQAGHEGVVHHIVVYECREDYPDHHLNYTGRCYSSDMPPPVARCAGLSTIAAWAIGGNGFSYPEHVGFPIGTPNSPKVVILEIHYDNPMSKQGMIDSSGLRFYYTKQLRKYDAGVLHVGAFVDDTLMIPPKETYWEINGFCSEECTREGFKNSILPGGGVNIVASLLHMHLAGRKVVVRRIRNGVEHSGIARDDHYDFNFQEYLMLENEIHVASGDSLITECFYNTRDRNWVTTGGLGTTDEMCLAFLIYYPKVNFSKCISREGQAWKKWDDKYVKKDYEQLRKPTFWTKNNSQGLREAFKDTDQYYARCLSRADTALPGLAYKETNKTQIKIPYRPEFLCTVSMATSTSTVSVATSASTVSMPTNTSTVSMATSIIPQCLGGIIALAFWVAIR; encoded by the exons ATGGGCAAGCAAGTTCATAGGATGGGAAAAATGTTATTTTCTGCTCTCTCTGCAGTTTTTCTTCTCCACATATTTTTAGTGCATGCTGTTGCAGCCGATTTATTATCTGCCCATCGTTTCTTTGCATCACTCGACGAAGATCAGAGCGTGAAGTTGTACTGGAATGTTACTacaataaacaaagaaattttcttcACCGTTGAGGCCAAAACAACTGGATGGATAGGATTCGGTATTTCCAGCGGACAGGGAAAAATGCAAGGAGCAGATATCGTGATTGGCTGGGTGAAGGATGGCGTACCTTATTTTCAG GATCGGCACGCTGATGGTCACATGATGCCAGAGATAGATTCTCAACAAGATTATGAATTGATTTCACTGACGGAGGAAAACGGAAAAACTATTATGAAATTTAAGCGCAAATTTGACACTTGCGATGCAGATGACAATAAAATTGAG CCAGGAACAACCAAAGTTATCTATGCCTACCACCCCAGCGATCCCTCAACAGCAAGATCCATTCCGCAACACAGTCCTGTAAACCGAGGTGCAAGAAGTGTGCTCTTACTCAATAGCGGAAAAAAGAGACCAGCTTTACCACCTGGGACCAAATACTTCGACTTAGTACACAACAAG ACAGCTATCCCTGGGGATAAAACCAGTTACATGTGTGTAGCATTGGAAATGCCCAAATTGAACGAAACACATCACATCATACAG ATGGATCCTATTGTCCAAGCAGGCCACGAGGGAGTGGTCCATCACATAGTTGTGTATGAATGCAGAGAAGATTACCCAGACCACCACTTGAATTACACAGGCCGATGTTATAGTTCAGACATGCCCCCTCCCGTGGCAAGATGCGCCGGACTTTCAACAATTGCTGCTTGGGCCATCGGAGGGAAT GGATTCTCTTATCCTGAGCACGTTGGTTTTCCCATCGGAACACCTAACAGTCCAAAAGTCGTAATCCTGGAGATACACTATGATAACCCAATGAGTAAACAAG GCATGATAGACAGTTCTGGTCTTCGGTTTTACTACACCAAACAACTGAGGAAGTATGATGCAGGAGTGCTGCACGTTGGAGCTTTTGTTGACGATACACTGATGATTCCACCAAAAGAGACGTATTGGGAAATCAACGGTTTCTGCAGTGAAGAATGCACTAGAGAG GGCTTCAAGAACTCCATTCTTCCTGGAGGCGGGGTGAATATAGTAGCTTCGCTTTTACATATGCATTTAGCAG GTCGTAAAGTCGTTGTGCGTCGCATCAGAAATGGAGTGGAGCATTCTGGGATAGCTAGAGATGACCATTACGATTTCAACTTTCAG GAATACCTTATGTTGGAGAATGAAATTCATGTCGCTTCG GGAGACTCTTTGATCACCGAATGCTTCTACAATACAAGAGACAGGAATTGGGTTACCACC GGAGGCCTTGGTACAACAGATGAGATGTGCTTGGCTTTTCTTATATATTACCCGAAAGTAAACTTCAGCAAATGCATTTCACGAGAGGGGCAAGCATGGAAGAAATGGGATGACAAATATGTCAA aaaagaTTATGAACAACTGCGCAAGCCCACATTCTGGACAAAAAACAACAGCCAGGGGTTAAGAGAAGCCTTCAAAGACACTGATCAATACTACGCTAGATGCCTGTCACGTGCCGACACCGCACTACCA GGTCTTGCTTATAAAGAAACGAACAAGACGCAGATCAAGATTCCTTACAGGCCAGAATTTCTTTGCACTGTTTCCATGGCTACTAGTACTAGCACTGTTTCCGTGGCTACTAGTGCTAGCACTGTTTCCATGCCTACTAATACTAGCACTGTTTCCATGGCTACTAGTATTATTCCACAATGCTTAGGAGGCATAATCGCTCTTGCATTCTGGGTTGCTATCCGCTGA